Below is a window of Brachyspira pilosicoli DNA.
TAGCAGCAGGGTGTGAAGGTTTAATATTTCTTCCATATTTAGCTGGTGAAAGAACTCCTCATATGAATAGTGATGCCTCTGCTATGTTTTTGGGATTAACATTAAAGCATACAAAATATCATATTTTAAAATCTATAATGGAAGGTGTTGTATATTCGTTAAAAGATTGTTTTTCAATATTAACAGACGATATGCATTTTAAGTGTGATAAGCTAATAGCATCTGGTGGAGGCTCTCACAGTAAATTATGGCTTCAAATACAGGCTGATATATTAGACAAAGAAATATATGTTTCTAAAACTAAAGAACAAGCTGCTTTAGGTGCTGCTATAACTGCTATTGTTGGAAGTGGGGTATATAGTGGATATAAAGAAGCTATAAAAGAATTAATAAAGCATGATGATAAACCAATAATACCTATAAAAGAAAATGTAAAAATATATTCAGAGTATTATCAAATATTTAAAGAGGCTTATAGGGTAAATAAGCATTTAATGTCATCGATTAGAAATATAGAACAGTAAATTATGATATTTATAATCTAACAATATTAAAAAATACAAACTAATTATAAAAGCTATAGTGTAATTTTTGTATACTTGACAATAAAAAAAAATTGTGTATACTAATTAATATATAAATCTTCGGGGCTAGGTGAAATTCCATACCGGCGGTAAAGTCCGCGAGCCTTTTTGATGTCTCTTTTATTCAAAAATGGCAGATTTGGTGCGATTCCAAAACCGACAGTTAAAGTCTGGATGGTAGAAGATGTTTTTAATGTAAACTACATGTCAAAAAATTATGCTCTAAGTGTGTAAACATTTAGAGTTTTTTTGTTTATAGTTCATACTATCCTACCAAAATATACCAAAGATTAATATAAATATTTTTTTAGAGTATTAATATATGCATGAAAAATATATGAGAATGGCTATAGAGGAGGCAAAAAAAGGAGAGGGTTTTACTAGTCCTAATCCTTTAGTTGGTGCTGTTATAGTGAAAGAGAATAAAGTTATAGGAATTGGGTATCATAAAAAATATGGTGAGAATCATGCTGAGATTAATGCTTTTTTGGATGCAAAAGAAAGAGGAGAAGATGTCGAGGGTTCTTCAATATATGTAACTTTAGAGCCTTGTTCGCATTATGGAAAAACACCTCCTTGTGCTGATGCTATTATAAAAAACAAATTAAAAAAAGTTATTATAGGCTGTGTGGATTCTAATCCTAAGGTTGCGGGTGGCGGCATAAAAAAATTAAAAGATGCTGGAATTGAGGTTGTAGTGAATGTACTTGAAGAAGAGTGCAGAAAGTTAAATGAAGTTTTTTTCTATTATATAGCTAATAAAAGACCTTTTGTTGTGATGAAATATGCTATGACCATGGACGGAAAAATTGCTACAGTGAGCGGCAAATCAAAATGGATAACTAGTGAAAAGACAAGAGAACATTCTCATAGGTTTAGAAATAAATATTCTGCTATAATGGTTGGAATAAACACTGTAATAGAAGATAACCCTATGCTTAATTGCAGGCTTCCAAACACTAAAAACCCTATAAGAATAATTTTGGATAGTTCTCTAAAAATAGATTTGGGCTCTAATATTTGTAAAACAGCAAAAGATATAAAAACTTTTATAGTAACTGTGAGTGACGATGATAAAAAAATAAAAGAGCTTGAGAGTTTAGGGTTAGAGATAATAAAAACAGAAAGTGATAATGGAAGAGTGAACTTAAAAGATTTGATGAGAATACTCGGAGAAGAGAAAGATATAGACAGTGTGTATGTTGAGGGTGGTGCGAGTTTGCATGCAAGTTTATTAAAAGAAAAGTTAGTAAATAAGGCTTTAATTTATATAGCACCAAAGATATTTGGCGGTTTTGAGGCAAAAAGCCCTATAGGAGGCGAAGGAATAGAAGAGCCTGATAACGCTATTAGGCTTGTTGGAAATAGTATAACAAAGATAGAGGACGACTTATTTTTGGAGTATTATTTAAAATATTAAATAATACTTGATTACTGGGGACTAGTCCCCAGACCCCTACTTCTTTTGGTGACCCAAAGAAGCAAAAGGACTGCATTTGTATTATTTTGCATTCAATGTCATCAAAGAAATTATAATTTATAAATTTTTATAGGATTACTTAATAATGTTTACTGGTATAGTTGAAGAGATAGGAACTGTTAAATCGGTACAAAGCAAAGTGATTACAATAGAAGCAAACAAAATATTTGATGATTTGCATTTGGGTGATAGTGTTGCTGTTAATGGTACTTGTTTAACTGTGTCTAGTTTTGATAATAAAATATTTAATGCAGATGTTACTCAAGAGACTTTAAACCGCACTAATTTGGGAAGTTTAAAAAATGGAAGCAAAGTTAATCTTGAAAGGGCTATGACTTTAAGCGGAAGATTTGGAGGGCATATAGTAAGCGGACATATTGACGGAGTGGGAAGCATTAAGTCTATGAAGAAAGATGACAATGCTATAATACTTACTATTGAAGTGCCTAAACATTTAATGAAGTACATTGTAGAAAAAGGTTCTGTTGCTGTTGATGGTATAAGTTTAACAGTGGCAAGTTTAACTGATAATACTTTTTCTATCTCCATTATTCCGCATACATTAAAAGAGACTGTATTATATTATAAAAAAGAAGGTGATAAAGTTAATATTGAAAATGATGTTATAGGCAAATATGTTGAAAGGCTTTTAACATTTAAAGAAGACAATGATAGCAAAAAATCTAATATCACAATGGAGTTTTTGCTAAAAAATGGTTTTTAAAAAATTTATTTAAGAAATATATTTGATTTATATAATAACAAAAAGGAGAGTTAAAATGAAAAATGTTTACAGCACTATTGATGAGGCTTTAGAAGATTTAAGAAACGGTAAGATTATAATTGTTTCTGATGATGAAGATAGAGAAAACGAAGGCGATTTAATCTGTGCGGCAGAGTTTGCTACTACAGAAAATATTAACTTTATGGCTACTTATGCTAAGGGATTAATATGCATGCCTATGAGCAAAGAGATTACAAACAAGTTAAACTTAAATCAAATGGTTACAAAAAATACTGATAATCATGAAACAGCTTTCACAGTATCTATTGACCATATTGATACTACTACAGGAATATCTGCAGTTGAGAGGTCTATCACAGCTTTAAAAGTAGTTGATGAGAATTCTAAACCAGAAGATTTTAGACGCCCTGGTCACATGTTTCCTTTACTTGCAAAAGAAGGCGGAGTGTTGGTGAGAATGGGGCACACTGAAGCTACTGTTGATTTGATGAGATTAGCAGGTTTAAAAGAATGCGGTTTATGCTGCGAGATTATGAAAGATGACGGCGATATGATGAGAAAAAATGATTTAATAGAATTCTCTAAAAAACATAATCTTAAAATGATAACAGTATCTGCTTTAATAGACTATAGAAAGAAAAATGAAGATTTGATGGAGCTTTATGCTAAGGCTAAAATGCCTACAAAATACGGCGAGTTTGAAATATTAACTTTCGTAAACAAAATAACAAAACAGCATCATGTTGTGCTTACTATGGGAGATATCAGCGACGGTGAAGATGTTTTATGTAGGGTGCATTCAGAATGTTTAACAGGCGATGCATTAGGCTCAAGAAGATGCGATTGCGGAGAGCAGTATAATTATGCTATGCGTGCTATTGCTGAAGAAGGCAGAGGTATAATGGTTTATATGCGTCAAGAGGGCAGAGGAATAGGACTTGTTAATAAATTAAAAGCTTATGAGCTTCAAGATAAAGGGCTTGATACAGTTGATGCTAATAGGGCTTTGGGTTTTAGAGACGATATGCGTGAATATTATGAGGCTTATCAGATGCTAAAAAAATTAGGTATTAAGAGTGTGAGAATAATGACTAATAACCCAGAGAAAATAAAACATTTAGAAAATTACGGACTTGAAATAGAAGAGAGAATACCTATACAGATAGAAGCAACAGAGTACGATTTATTTTATTTGCAAACTAAGAAAGAAAGGATGGGACACATTCTTGATTAATTTTAGATAGAAAACTTGTGAGTAATTTGTATTTGCAAAAATGTCAGTAGCTCATTATTAAACAAGTTTTTTATATATTTTAGGAGGTTTATTAATTATTAGGAGGTTTATGAAACGAGATAAAAATTATAATTAGATTTTATAATTTTTAATATGCACTTTTTGCAACTTTGGCGAAGTCCACCTGCGGTGTGCGGAGGGAAAAAGTTGAAAGAATATAAAATTTATTGATTCTTATAATTTTAATCAGTAGTAAGAATTGAATAATTGTTATTTATAAGCAAGGAGTTATTATGAAAAAAATTATTTTGTTTCTTTTAAGCATTAATTTTTTATGGGCATTTCCGCCTAGTGAAGCGTATTTTTCTGAACTTTTAAGCGATGATGGTAAAGTGACAAAAAATACACTTAAAGCCTATAATGTAGAAAGTTATGGTATGGTTTATTTTGATGGAGAGATTACATTAACAGGAGTTCTTGAAAGATCTGATAATTATGATATGGGAAATAATTATACTGCTTTAAGATTTTATCCTGATAATAATGTAGATCTTCCTTTTTTATATGTTTCATCTGAAATGGATTTGAAAAATCAAGGTGCTTCTAAATATGGTGATTCTTGGGATTTTAGCGGCGTTGAATTTGACAGATTGGAATTCGGTGTTTTATTAAAAAATATTGAAGTAAAATTACCAGAACCTTTGAATAAAAGATTTTTAGGTGCTGCTGCTGTAAGAGCTGAAGTTACAATTAGAAATTATCGTTTTTATGGAGAAGGTGAAGCATCTAGAGAGGCTTACGGTGATATTGTAGGTTTTAAGGCTTTAGGTGATGTAGAAACAAAGTATTTTAGTAAAAATAATTATAATTCAGGAAATGTTTCTTACAACGAACTTCAATATAATTCTAAAGACAATTATGTGAATATAAGAGATAAAGCAAATGGAAAAATAATAGGAAAGATTTTGAAAAGAGATATGATTTATAATGGTGGAGTTTTATTATCTATCAATGGAGAAGGTATTGATTATGTGAATTATGAAGATATCGAAACAAAGTGGCTTGAAGTATTTTATCTTCCTCCAGAGGCTGAAGACGGAAAAGATGCAATTCATGGCTTTGTGCATGGTTCACAGATAAAATTTGAAAACGGAGGCTATTAAAAGAGCATAGCAATAATAATAAAATTTTATAGCAAATTTAAATATATAAAGCTAGATAAATTGAACTGACGAAGGAAGTTAGAAGAGCCTAGATATCGGGAAATTTTCTAGCAAGCAAATTTAAAAAAGGATATAAACATGAAAACTTTTGAAGGAAAACTCGTTAGCGAGAAAAAAATTAAAATTGGTATAGTATGTGCAAGATTCAATGAATTTATTGTCTCTAAACTTTTGGGGGGAGCTTTGGACGCTTTATCCCGTCATGATATTAAAGACGATGATATTACAGTAGCTTGGGTGCCAGGTGCCTTTGAAATACCTCTAATAGCTTCTAAAATGGCTAAATCAAAAAAATATGATGCTGTTATATGTTTAGGTGCTGTTATAAGAGGTTCTACTACTCATTATGATTATGTTTGTGCCGAAGTATCTAAAGGTATTGCTAATGTTTCGCTTAATTCTGATATACCTGTAATGTTTGGTGTGCTTACTACTGAAAACATAGAGCAGGCTATTGAAAGAGCTGGCACTAAGGCAGGAAACAAGGGATTTGATTCTGCTATGGGTGCTATTGAGATGGTTAATTTAATAAGAGAAATAGAGAAATAATAAAAATATATTGGCTTAGTATTATTTTGGTTATTATATGTTGGTACTAAGCCGATATTAATTTGCTTGTTGGTATTATAGTTTATACATATTCCAAACATACAACGCTATAGTACTTGCGTTTTCGCGAAGCGTGCCCGAAGGGCGAAAACTTTTTGACGAAGTCCGCACCGCGAGAGCGACAAAAAAGTTGATAAAAAAATAATTATTTCAATATATACTAAAAATTTATTTTTTAAGTTTTTGTTTTGTGGTGGCGTTGCCCCCACGCCCCTACTTCTTTTGCCGAATAGGCACCTACTCGGTGGTGTCCCAAAGAAGCAAAAGGACTGCATTTTTATTATAAATTTATAATTTAATTATACATTAAAATGCATTCCCCCGCACGACTAAGAAGTTATAATTAAAGCATAGCATTACCGTGCGGCAAGGTGGTACAGCTCGTACGCGGGAAAAGAACAACAAAAAGTTGATAGAAAATTATTGTTAAAAAAAGCTGACATATATCAAAAAATATATGCCAGCCATAATTATTAAACTATTATTTATTTTTCGATTCTTACTACAGGTTTAATTAAATCAGCAGGTTTATCTCTCATCATAAATAAAGCTTTTTCAAGATTATCCCAACCATCAAATACATGAGAAACAAGATGATGTACATTTAATTTTCCAGAAGAAACTAAAGAACCAAGTTTTTCCATTCTAAGTCTTCCGCCAGGCATAAGTCCGCCAAGTATAGCTTTATGACCCATACCAACACCCCATTCAACTCTAGGTATTTGTATATAATCGCCTTTACCTAAATAGTTAACGTTACCGATTTTACCGCCAGCTTTTAGTGAACGAACAGCCTCAGCAAAAGTTTCAACACCACCGCCAGCAATAATAACTTTATCAACGCCTTTTCCATTAGTCATTTTAAGAACTTGTTCATCTATAGGACCATTTTTATAGCTAATGAACTCTTCAGCACCATATTTCTTAGCAGCCTCAACACAATTAGGTCTAGTACCCACAGCAATAATCCTTGAAGCTCCTCTTAAAGCAGCACCAGCTACCCCCATAAGTCCAACAGGTCCAATACCTATAACAAGTACACTATCCCCATATTGTACATCAGCAAGCTCAGCACCATGAAAACCAGTAGGCACCATGTCAGAAAGCATACAAGCATCTACAGGGTCAATATTTTTAGGTAAAAGAGCTAAGTTACCATCAGCATCATTAACATGGAATACTTCGCCAAATACACCGTCTTTAAAGTTAGAGAATTTCCAGCCAGCAAGCATACCGCCTGAATGCATAGAATAACCAGCTTGAGCTTCTACACTATTCCAATCAGGAGTAATAGCAGGAATTAATACTTTATCGCCAGGTTTAAAGTCTTTTACTAAGCTTCCAACTTCTACAACTTCACCGCAAGCTTCATGACCTAATATCATGTTATGTCTTTCGCCTATAGCTCCTTCCCATAATGTGTGAACATCAGAAGTACATATAGCTACAGCTAAAGGTTTTACAAGTGCGTCTGTAGGTCCGCAAGCAGGTCTTTCTTTTTCAATCCAGCCTGATTGACCTATTTTTAACATAGCGTAACCTTTCATATTTCTCTCCTTTTATATTTAAATTATACCTTATTAATAGTATATAAATATAATAGCAAATGTCAAAGTTAGAATATGAAAACTTAATGCTTTTACTAAATTTATATCAATTAGCTTGAGAAGTTATATTATCAGTTCCCATTTTTGAGTATATACTATTCAATTTATCTTGTATTATAGCAGCTGAAACTATACCTAAACCGAAAAATGAAAGTACAAGAAGTAAAACGGAAGCATCTTCTGTATTATCCATGCCTACTTTTGAAGTCATATCTTTATATATTATTTTAGAATATTTATAGAACCAGTATAATTGATAGAATGGTATAAATAAGCATAATATTAATTCTAATGTTGGATTTATTTCTGCATTATCCATAAAGTTTTTTATAGAATCTGTGGTTTTATATAACCAATACAAATAATATATTCCGCATGTTACAACACTTAATATTACTAACATTGGAACTGATTTAATATTTTCGTTTTTCATAAAACATCTCCTAATAAATTTATTTTGTATAGAATAATTTATTTTTAAAAAAAGTCAATTATAATACTATTTTTTTATATATTAGTGATAAAATAAATAATATTGAAATTATAATTAAAAATTTATATAATTGCTTTATTATTATTTTTATAGGATATAAATATGATTAAAAGATACACTAGAAAAGAGATGGGTGAACTTTGGAGCTTACAAAATGAGT
It encodes the following:
- the ribD gene encoding bifunctional diaminohydroxyphosphoribosylaminopyrimidine deaminase/5-amino-6-(5-phosphoribosylamino)uracil reductase RibD; its protein translation is MHEKYMRMAIEEAKKGEGFTSPNPLVGAVIVKENKVIGIGYHKKYGENHAEINAFLDAKERGEDVEGSSIYVTLEPCSHYGKTPPCADAIIKNKLKKVIIGCVDSNPKVAGGGIKKLKDAGIEVVVNVLEEECRKLNEVFFYYIANKRPFVVMKYAMTMDGKIATVSGKSKWITSEKTREHSHRFRNKYSAIMVGINTVIEDNPMLNCRLPNTKNPIRIILDSSLKIDLGSNICKTAKDIKTFIVTVSDDDKKIKELESLGLEIIKTESDNGRVNLKDLMRILGEEKDIDSVYVEGGASLHASLLKEKLVNKALIYIAPKIFGGFEAKSPIGGEGIEEPDNAIRLVGNSITKIEDDLFLEYYLKY
- a CDS encoding riboflavin synthase, whose amino-acid sequence is MFTGIVEEIGTVKSVQSKVITIEANKIFDDLHLGDSVAVNGTCLTVSSFDNKIFNADVTQETLNRTNLGSLKNGSKVNLERAMTLSGRFGGHIVSGHIDGVGSIKSMKKDDNAIILTIEVPKHLMKYIVEKGSVAVDGISLTVASLTDNTFSISIIPHTLKETVLYYKKEGDKVNIENDVIGKYVERLLTFKEDNDSKKSNITMEFLLKNGF
- a CDS encoding bifunctional 3,4-dihydroxy-2-butanone-4-phosphate synthase/GTP cyclohydrolase II — its product is MKNVYSTIDEALEDLRNGKIIIVSDDEDRENEGDLICAAEFATTENINFMATYAKGLICMPMSKEITNKLNLNQMVTKNTDNHETAFTVSIDHIDTTTGISAVERSITALKVVDENSKPEDFRRPGHMFPLLAKEGGVLVRMGHTEATVDLMRLAGLKECGLCCEIMKDDGDMMRKNDLIEFSKKHNLKMITVSALIDYRKKNEDLMELYAKAKMPTKYGEFEILTFVNKITKQHHVVLTMGDISDGEDVLCRVHSECLTGDALGSRRCDCGEQYNYAMRAIAEEGRGIMVYMRQEGRGIGLVNKLKAYELQDKGLDTVDANRALGFRDDMREYYEAYQMLKKLGIKSVRIMTNNPEKIKHLENYGLEIEERIPIQIEATEYDLFYLQTKKERMGHILD
- the ribE gene encoding 6,7-dimethyl-8-ribityllumazine synthase, yielding MKTFEGKLVSEKKIKIGIVCARFNEFIVSKLLGGALDALSRHDIKDDDITVAWVPGAFEIPLIASKMAKSKKYDAVICLGAVIRGSTTHYDYVCAEVSKGIANVSLNSDIPVMFGVLTTENIEQAIERAGTKAGNKGFDSAMGAIEMVNLIREIEK
- a CDS encoding NAD(P)-dependent alcohol dehydrogenase, which translates into the protein MKGYAMLKIGQSGWIEKERPACGPTDALVKPLAVAICTSDVHTLWEGAIGERHNMILGHEACGEVVEVGSLVKDFKPGDKVLIPAITPDWNSVEAQAGYSMHSGGMLAGWKFSNFKDGVFGEVFHVNDADGNLALLPKNIDPVDACMLSDMVPTGFHGAELADVQYGDSVLVIGIGPVGLMGVAGAALRGASRIIAVGTRPNCVEAAKKYGAEEFISYKNGPIDEQVLKMTNGKGVDKVIIAGGGVETFAEAVRSLKAGGKIGNVNYLGKGDYIQIPRVEWGVGMGHKAILGGLMPGGRLRMEKLGSLVSSGKLNVHHLVSHVFDGWDNLEKALFMMRDKPADLIKPVVRIEK
- a CDS encoding DUF4234 domain-containing protein gives rise to the protein MKNENIKSVPMLVILSVVTCGIYYLYWLYKTTDSIKNFMDNAEINPTLELILCLFIPFYQLYWFYKYSKIIYKDMTSKVGMDNTEDASVLLLVLSFFGLGIVSAAIIQDKLNSIYSKMGTDNITSQAN